From Palaemon carinicauda isolate YSFRI2023 chromosome 33, ASM3689809v2, whole genome shotgun sequence:
tgcatatatatatatatatatatatccagacacgttccctttattatattggggagattacAACACATTTAGAATGGTAACTATTTCTCATAGAAAACATCGTAATAAgtcattatttagagagagagagagagagagagagagagagagagagagagagagagagcgcgcattggCCGTTTGGTTGTTCATACAAGCACCTTAAATAACCAGACAAAAGCTGTTTTGTGTTTTTTGAAAGTCTAAACTGACGCTAAGCAAATCTGTAGACCATCCTAACATGTATCGGTAACTTGttaaacaggtagtaggttggccagggcaccagccgcccgttgagatactaccgctagagagtaatggggtcctttgactggccagacaatactacataggatccttctctctggttacggttctttcccattgcctacacagacaccgaatagtctggcctattctttacagattctcctctgcccacatacatctgacaatactgagattaccaaacaattcttcttcacccaatgggtcagctactgcactgcaattgttcagtggctactttcctcttggtaagggtagaagagactatttagatatggtaagcaccttttttaggagaaggtcactccaaaatcaaaccattgcttgagagtacactggggcacactgttctatctagtttctcttcctcttgttttcttacagtttttatagtttatttaggaaatatttattttaatgttgttacttttaaaatattctatttttccttgtttcctttcttcactgggctattttccctgttggggaccctgggcttgtagcaacctgcttttccaactagggttgtagctttgcatttaataataataataataataataataataataataataataataaacaatgacaaTCTCCATTTCACTTCTCTAAGTTCCTTGTTGCATTTGACATGAAAAAGGCTGTGGCGTCTGTTGCTGCTCAACATACAAGAAATCCTGATTATGTATACAATATGCTGATTAGTAGTTTCGATACCGAAGACAATTCACACACACTCACAATCGAAACTCCTGCTCTTCCTCGACGAATTCCCCCTTTGGAAATGATATGAGCTAATATACTGTACACTAATACTTATGATTATTGTTTtcgtcccttgggcttatagcatcctgcttttcaaactagggttgtagcttagtaaataataataataataataataataataataatattaataataatattaataataataataataactcacttTTTTATTAAAATTCCCTTCTAGCTCATTTATGTCaattcttatattttaattttatcctATATTAGTAGAGTACACTACATGAAATATGGCAGTAACTTTTAGAGCAAAGTTCAAAAACTTCattagtcaaaaaaaaaagaggcttgTAAAAGATTATACCCACGACAGTAACATTCATATTCAACCTTCAAGTTCAACTTTGgcataaaattaaattatttttcatactgTCCTCATTAGAAGAGTATGAATCCCAAAGATGAAGATCCCATCTTGTGGACTTCAAAGATAGGATTATAGTTAAGATCACACTAGATATTTGAGTAAGTCATTGACTGTCACACCCTTttgtctattaacccttttacccctaatggacgtactggtacgtttcacaaaacttatccctttacccccatggacgtactggtacgtccttgcaaaaaactgctatttacgtttttttttctgcatatttttgatagctttatgagaaacttcaggcattttcctaaagaatatgaccaacctgacctctctatgacgaaaactaaggcagttagagcaatttaaaaaatatatattgcaaaatgtgcttgaaaaaaataaaacgcctggggttaagtgttggaaagttccaaatagcctgggggtaaaagggttaaatatgctTCATCGCTAGGTAAGCAAAAACacattcgaacaactgttttcgaataattgggtttcgaaaaaaaagtttttcgaacaattgtctttcgaaaaattgtttttcgaaaaatcgtccgcaCACGCGAAGTCTGTATTTCGTATTCTTGAAAAATCATTTAATGAAAAGGCATATTTATGCATAACTTCAACAACATTCTAATAAAGTCAACTCAAATACCAGTTAATTTACTGAACTCTAAATCTGAGTTTTTCTTAATAAACATTTATCACAAATAGGTTTGCAAATCTTTAATAATCATGTTTTCATTAGCCTCCACCGCATAAATATATTGCGAACTATCATAACTGATTAAAAAAATGCGGATAAAAATCTACTTCCATTTGTAGTTACGAATAAGTTCAAATCATGCACCGACTTCCTTAATTTACTTGATAATACAAATAAAATCCTCACTACAAAAGGAGGGATTAGAGAGAAAAGTCCAGAAAAGAACTTCTTTATAATGCGTGACAGTCAAAGGTCAAATCACCCTGTTGTGCGTTAGTGAGAGAAACTAAAAAATCAAGCCCCACTTCGGTTAATTTCTTCTCTAAAGAATCATGCCACACTTCGGTTAATTTCTTCTCTAAAGAACGAAGCCACACTTCGGTTAATTTCTTCTCCAAAGAATCAAGCCACACTTCGGTTAATTTCTTCTCTAAAGAATCAAGCCACACTTCGGTTAAGTTCTTCACTAAAGAATCAAGCCACACTTCGGTTAATTTCTCTAAAGAATCAAGCAACACTTCAATTAATTTCTCCTCTAAAGAATCAAGCCACACGTCGGTTAATTTCAACTCTAAAGAACCAAGCCACACTCCGGTTAATTTCTATTCTAAAGAATCAAGCCACACTTCGGTTAATTTCTTCTCTAATGAATCAAGCCACACATCGGTAAATTTCAACTCTAAAGAACCAAGCCACACTCCGGTTAATTTCTCCTCAAAAGAATCAAGCCACACTTCGGTTAATTTCTTCTCTAATGAATCAAGCCACAAGTCGGTTAATTTTAACTCTAAAGAACCAAGCCACACTCCGGTTAATTTCTCCTCTAAAGAATCAAGCCACACTTCGGTTAATTTCTTCTCTAATGAATCAAGCCACAAGTCGGTTAATTTCAACTCTAAAGAACCAAGCCACACTCCGGTTAATTCTCCTCTAAAGAATCAAGCCACACTTCGCTTAATTTCTTCTCTAATGAATCAAGCCACAAGTCGGTTAATTTCAACTCTAAAGAACCAAGCCACACTCCGGTTAATTTCTCCTCTAAAGAATCAAGCCACACTTCGGTTAATTTCTTCTCTAATGAATCAAGCCACAAGTCTGTTAATTTCAACTCTAAAGAACCAAGCCACACTCCGGTTAATTTCTCCTCTAAAGAATCAAGCCACACTTCGGTTAATTTCTTCTCTATGAATCAAGCCACACTTCGGTTAATTTCTTCTCTAATGAATCAAGCCACAAGTCTGTTAAtttcaactataaagaaccaaGCCACACTCCGGTTAATTTCTCCTCTAAAGAATCAAGCCACACTTCGGTTAATTCTTCTCTAATGAATCAAGCCACAAGTCGGTTAATTTCAACTCTAAAGAACCAAGCCACACTCGGTTAATTTCTCCTCTAAAGAATCAAGCCACACTTCGGTTAATTTCTCCTCTAAAGAACCAAGCCACACTTCGGTTAATTTCTCCTCTAAAGAACCAAGCCACACTCCGGTTAATTTCTCCTCTAAAGAATCAAGCCACACTTCGGTTAATTTCTCCTCCAAAGAACCAAGCCACACTTCGGTTAATTTCTCCTCTAAAGAACCAAGCCACACTCCGGTTAATTTCTCCTCTAAAGAATCAAGCCACACTTCGGTTAATTTCTCCACTAAAGAACCAAGCCACACTTCGGTTAATTTCTCCTCTAAAGAACCAAGCCACACTCCGGTTAATTTCTCCTCTAAAGAATCAAGCCACACTTCGGTTAATTTCTCCTCTAAAGAACCAAGCCACACTCCGGTTAATTTCTCCTCTAAAGAATCAAGCCACACTTCGGTTAATTTCTCCTCTAAAGAACCAAGCCACACTCCGGTTAATTTCTCCTCTAAAGAATCAAGCCACACTTCGGTTAATTTCTCCTCTAAAGAAACCAAGCCACACTTCGGTTAATTTCTCCTCTAAAGAACCAAGCCACACTCCGGTTAATTTCTCCTCTAAAGAATCAAGCCACACTTCGGTTAATTTCTCCTCTAAAGAACCAAGCCACACTTCGGTTAATTTCTCCTCTAAAGAACCAAGCCACACTCCGGTTAATTTCTCCTCTAAAGAATCAAGCCACACTTCGGTTAATTTCTCCTCTAAAGAACCAAGCCACACTCCGGTTAATTTCTCCTCTAAAGAATCAAGCCACACTTCGGTTAATTTCTCCTCTAAAGAACCAAGCCACACTCCGGTTAATTTCTCCTCTAAAGAATCAAGCCACACTTCGATTAATTTCTTCTCTGCGATAAAGAACCAAACAAAGGATTTTAACGCGGATGGTATATGACGTCTGAAAAATTCATAATGGTTTATCTCGCCAAAAATCTACCAGTAAACACACCCCCGCATATTAATAAGGCAATGAaaatcacgccccccccccccatctcgccGGACAATGGACGTGTGAGGCTTTTAGAGCAAACTAAATTAAAAATCTGATAATGTAAACTAAGACTCAAGTCAGTTTCGAACGCAGAACATAATAAGAAATCCTCACCTTATTATAAAAGAGATCACtaaagatatgtgtgtgtgtgtgtgtgtgtgttgtggaggagagTCCTGGATGGCGAGATCTGAGTGTTTTAAAActttcagtttcatttttttttttccttcgtccTCTAACTCATCCTTAAATAATTTCTAAATCTCTCTATCTTAAATATAATGCTTACTTGTGAATTACTCTTTAACGTATACAAGAAGTTCGGaatttattttgtctttattttctttatttttttctatttttcaatgaAGAGACGACTAATTGACAAAGAATGGGGGCGTTCATATTTTCAGAAAATTTATAGGTTTTGGGGTGGGTGGAAAAGATGAGCTCGTTGATGAGTATGtattaaaagtgagagagagagagagagagagagagagagagagagagagagagagagcagcgcaTCTCAAAACGACCCCATAATATCAAGCAAAGCATCGAAGCGTAACGCCAAAAGAGCTATTACCAAATCAAATAAATTTCCTTACAGACTCTTGGGCAGCAGGTCTTCAACGGCGTcctttccggagagagagagagagagagagagagagagagagagagagaatttcaggatGCTGTTTGAACTTCAGCAAGGAATGATAAGTGTATGTCGGTCGGCCCTACCGGGTGCGTGCGTCGAATTAATAGGCCATCCGAATTTACGTGGGAGTGGCGTTGTGGCCACTAATTTCCAAGGAATCCGAATACATAATTAGGGGAATATATGCTAATGTAGGGCGATACTCAGAAGGAAAGACGAacggaagtgagagagagagagagagagagagagagagagagagagacctgaaaaataaagaaatttaaaataatgttaacgaatTCGTGAATATCTTACTTCAGAGATGTATggttatagataaaaaaaagtacTTAAACGGGTACACGTGACAGATGCCCACTCCTCGAAAGTCTTGAAAATCGGTGGGTAGTAAAATAGGTTTAGCAAAGTAATTTAGTTTCCAAATCCACAAGGGTAATTTTGTAAGCCTTAGAATAAATGCATATGCTgtctaaatactgtatgtatatatatatatatatatataatgtaatgcatatttatatatatgcatatatgtatgtatgtatatatatatatatatatatatatactgtatgtatgtatgtaattatgtatgtatatatacgtatgtatttatatatatatatatatatatactgtatgtatgtatgtatgtatgtatgcatgtaattatgtatgtgtatatatatatatatatatatatatttatatacatacatacatacatacatataattttgcacttttgggcgtgtttttcatattaatataagcTATATATCATACTCCTCCTAATAGCAGGATTctctttacctcgggatcagagacccaagggggaatcaactcaagagataatagcttctggtcgcctgggaatcgaacctgggGCTAAGAAATTGAGATTCCATTGACTTATAGTATCCTTTCTTGTGTTTCCTCATGAGACCATCTCTATATGTGAAGgtgtttacacttatatatatactctttgaGTTGATTTTCCGCCgagggcctctgatcccgaggtaaagaagaatccagatattaggagtataatatatggcttataaaagtgtgtatgtatatatatatatatatatatatgtatatttacacacacacacacacatatatatatatatatatatattgttacgtatCTGTAATATCAAAGCATTCCAAATCAGACAGAAGCGAtccatcatcagaaaaaaaaattgagtgacactgaaattttattttacttttctcctCAAGAAAGAACATATATCTATTCTCCGACAGCcgtaataataaatttttatctgTTGACAGAGAAAGACGGCGTTACTAAGAAAAAAACCCTGATTATGATAATGAAGCTAAGATATCTTGCTGGCAATGGAGATGAATATGATAACGTTTGAACCACAATTAGAAATTGTAGCCTCGAATGGAAATTAATAAAGGGCCGACGAACCTTCAATGATGATTCAGAAGCCGAGTTATATCTGTTCGCTAACTtaggctgttttatatatatatatatatatatatatgtatatctatatatatatatatatatatatatttatatatatatatatatataaataatatatatatatatatatatatatatttatgtatatttatgtatgtatatatatatatatatatatataacgtctttaAACGCAAATTGAGGCAACTCTACGTTTTCTCTTTAATGCTGTCTACAGCATTCTAAGATGCTACACGTAGTACAAAATACTACATGATATTAATGTAAAAAAATGTGTTTAACTTGCGTCTATAAACGCAAATTGAGACAAATCTGTGTTTTCTCTTTAATACTGTCTACAGTATTCTAAGATAAACCACGTAGTACTTAACACTACAtaatcttaatgaaaaaaaaaaatgtggattagAAATCTCGAATAAGACTTTCTATTAGCTTTCCTCTTTTACATGGAAATGGGTATACTGAAATATCTTCAAACTATGTAAAAAGAAAGCTCAAGGAAAACACCTTGTCAATAATTCTTTAATGTTTGCAGCGTTTATTCATGAGGTCCTCTCTCCTGGACACTATATCTTTTATTCCTTCCGTCTTCTTTAAGAGTAGCTTACACGCTACAATGCACCGCCGCTGCATTCTTGCATTATAATGCAAGCTGGCTCCGGTGCCTTAGCCATGCAACTGAATTGGGACTGGAGCTACCCGTAAAAGGCACGGATGTGAAGCCGGAAAAATGCATTTCCATAACAGAGCGAGATAGAAGGGAGTCCCAAGTCATGTATTTCAAACAACGGAATAAGAGGAACGGACAGCATTAGTCACGGCTAGAAAGAGCCTGCAGGTTCAGAGGGAGGACAAAATGTTTATCAATAAGTATAATCTCTTCAAAATGGGAATGATATTACTTTTAGTTTCCTTGAGAGCCAAGGGcacgtctataatatatatatatatatatatacacagtatttatatatatatatatatgtatgtatgtatatatactcatacaatatatacagtatatgcaaacacACCCATATAAACAATAATGTACATCGACATacttaaatatacacatgtatgtaatcatatatatatatatatatatatttatatatatatatatatatatatatgtgtgtgtgtgtgtgtgtgtgtttaatatatgtacatatatgatcatacattatatatacacatatatacatatatatgtgtgtgtatttctagatgtatatgtatatacacacacacatatatatatatatatatatacacatatatatatatatatatatatacacatatatatatatatatatgtatgtatgtgtgtgtatttctaaatggatgtatatatatatatatatatatgtgtgtgtgtgtgtgtgtgtgtgtttgcagcgAAACTCTCCAGGAGTAGAAAAATGCTTAAATGTATATGacgatttttctttaattctaaaaATTTCATAAACGCTAAAATATCATCTTCATTGGGTACTTAATCAAAATCGAAATTACCAGGAGTAAAGTACTGTAAAATTACAAATAATTACGTTGTTttgaaattgatataaatattgaaAAGGAGCGTTAACTCCACAGTAGCGAATGTAAATAAAACAGCTTGTGCGTTAGTTACGTGTAATTTTCTCTAGCAAAGTACATTGGCAATTACACAAAAATTACTTCGTAAATACAggaaaatagtaaatataaaaaactgtatacactaaatatataaattatttaataaattgaaaaaaaattaatttttcataaatctgcAAATAAATGATGGCAATCAACCTGATTGATATTTCTTCATCCACAAATTAGAGAAACCACAAAagcaaatatctaaaataataatgataaaatgatagaagaatatTGCCATCTGGTacttcgtaaaagagagagagagagagagagagagagagagagagagagagagaggagaaactataaaagcaaatatctaaaataataatgataaaataatacaaGAATATTGCCATCTGGTacttcgtaaaagagagagagagagagagagagagagagagagagagagagagagagaggagaaactataaaagcaaatatctaaaataataatgataaaatgatacaaGAATATTGCTATCTGGTagcaaaagtgagagagagagagagagagagagagagagagagagagagaggagaaactaTAAAtgcaaatatctaaaataataatgatgaaacgaTACAAGAATATTGCCATTTGGTacttcgtaagagagagagagagagagagagagagagagagagagagactataaaagcaaatatttaaattaataatgataaaataatacaaGAATATTGCTATCTGGTAgcaaacgtgagagagagagagagagagagagagagagagagagagagaaactataaatgcaaatatttaaaataataatgataaaatgatggaAGAATATTGCTATCTGGTacttcgtaaaagagagagagagagagagagagagagagagagagagagagagataaatttccaTCGATCGCTTCCGTTGAATTTGGAGGATTCTGAGCATTGTCCAGGACTCTTAACTGACAGTTAACAGGGCCTTATTTGAAGGCAGCGCTGCTGGAGTGACCTCTAAAATATTCCCTTTAAGGTCGGTGAAATATTCGCTACAAAATGTCAACCTCTCCAGACTTTTAAATCTCGCCAGAAATCTCCAGACCTCACGTGTCTTCTTTGGTTCTTGTCTTGTTTTCTGGCAAAAGGAAGGTCGACTGGGTTTGGTAGGAAACGTTAGAAATAAGAGATAATTCCTGTTCGAATTCTACACCTTTGCTTCAATACCATATGTCTTAGgcctttttagaatttatttacaaaaatatttatacctATAATTTGAAATAACATGTTGGCCACTGGTAACTATTTGTGAAATTTAGGTCGATTTCTTTTCCGTTATGACACTTCCTTTCTAGTTGGCATAACctcaattttgtttattttagaCGTGTTAATGGATTGATCTTGAACTTTcttttactatacatatatatatatatatatatatatatatttattatatgtctatatatgcatgtattatatacaatacatatataatatataatatacatatatatcatatatatatatatatatatatttatatatatatacacacattatatcagcatatatatatatatatgtatctatatatatatatatatatatattatatgcacagtatattagtgtatatatatatatatatatatatttatatatatatatatatatatatatattacatatatatatatatactgataaactgtatatgtatatatatacatatatatgtgtgtatatatacatacatatatatgtgtgtatgtatgcatgtatatatatatatatatatatatatataaatttagactaAGAAATGATGGCCTTTACTACATGCATGGAAAAAAGGATAGCATACAACTCAAACAAACACCCAAAAAACcttaaaacacacaaaaaaaaaaaatcaaatatactaAAAGTTGGTAGAAGagtaaaaacagtaaaataataaaaataaactgaaaaaaaaaaacaataattctgGAAAAAGGGGagaagacaaggaaaaaaaatcgaGTCCGATATAAAAGAAACCTAAGATGatgtaaaatttgaataataaaagatattaaaagaaaaattattgtacaaagtAATAGCTTTTCATGACAAAAACAAAAATCGCAGAGCGAGATAAACAATAGATAATTTTTTGtacacaaaaagaaaataaaagaaagtccAGGGCGTCAAAAACAAACACGGAAAATCTGATTATAAAAAGTACAtagtattatacataaatatatatatatatatatatatacatatatatatatatatatatatacatattatatatatacatatatatatatatatatatgaatatatatatatatatatatatatataaatatatatatatatatatatatcatatacagtatatatgaatatatatatatatatatatatatttatatatacatatatatatatatatgtatatatatgaatatatatatatatatatatatcatatatagtacacatgaatatatatatatatatatatatacatatatatatataatatattcatatatatataatgtatatatacatatatatatatatatatatataatatatatatatatatatatgtgtgtatatatacacatatataaacaaataaccaATAAATGTGTTATAGCCCTTAAAATGTTATTCAGGAAAAAATTAAACTGAACTGTTTATATCATTAGTATGAAAATTGAAAAGTTAACAATTATTACTTGAATTCTATAAAAGATTTAACATGAATCTTTGTATATTCATTATGGTTTCCGTGACGGAAAAATTTGGGGGTTAACCGTACAGCTCACAACTCTTATAGTTTATTCGGAAACagaaagtgaagaaaaataaatcCTGATGGGACCTTTTTTATACGAGGTCAAATTCATAATGGCACGGTAAGCAtaatttcttcaataaatataATGACCTGAATTACAATCATAACAAAGTATTAATAGCGACGAACCATACAATTTCGATTTATTCTGTACCtgtagtgtttctctctctctctctctctctctctctctctctctctctctctctctttctatatatatatgtgtgtgtatatgtatatatatacacacacatatatatacatacatcatatataatctctctcttttacatatatatacatatataatctctctctctctctctctctctctctctctctctctttacatacacacacacacacacacacatatatatatatatatatatatatgtgtgtgtgtgtgtgtatatgtatatatatacacacacacacacacatatatatatatatatatatatacatatttacaaatcaaattatatatgtatacatacatatatatatgtatatatgcataaatatacatatgtaggtgTCTTTATAAGAGAGGGACAGACAGGTGCAGGTATACAAGGCGATGGATAGGGTAATCAAGAATAAAGTGAAGGggaaaacttgaaaatataaatatatgataatgaaagaactagagagatCACTTTTGAATTGATTGGTGAACTAAAATATTACTTGGGGAACTTTTAAAATATACATAACAAGTTTATTCGTTtttataatatttgtaaatatatatatatatatatatacatatatatatatatatatatatttatatatatatatgtatatatatatatatatatatatatttatatatatatatatatatacatacattaagttTATTCGTTTCAataatatttgcatgtatatatatatatatatatatatgtatatatatatatatatatagagagagagagagagagagagagagagagagagagagagagagaatttcttatatGTTCAAAACATTATTTCACAATTCAGAATAAGAGATAAAAGTGGTTCCTTTATACCGATTTACTTTCCATTTCCTCTACATGTGACGTCACAAAAAATTCACAGTTAACAATTGTGTGCAATCCATCATTCTCGGAGAGTCGGTCGTTGTTAGATAATATCGGAACAAGAtataaaccttttgttttattcggTTATGAATGCTTTGTCCATCACATTATTCTCCTCTAGTTCGCATAATACGattttatgataaatgaaaaaaaggcaatAGATTCAAATGCATACTTTCAATTGAAGTCTAATAGTATTATAGATTTTGGGTACAGAAAAGCATACTTTCTATTGAAGTCTAATAGTATAGTAAtagaggttttgaaaaaaaaaaaaaaaaatcgcctagGACCCCGTCTTTAGTTCTCTCGCAAATTTGCATTAACCATTTTCAAAATTTGAAATTTGtcccctattttcaaaagtcaaTTCCAAATCATGAAAGCCGTAAAGGAATGGTTAACTAAAATTTAgtttataagaacaataataaaagccTTCAATTATTTCCCAACATGCAACTCAATTAGAAAGTAACCAGTGGCATGGAAATTTTT
This genomic window contains:
- the LOC137626141 gene encoding uncharacterized protein, which produces MNILSRKKGNAGLENLPRSTPLKRFSVGRRVWTALNPARITHRCQVKFASQSPVKRSHTSVNFFSKESSHTSVNFFSKESSHTSVKFFTKESSHTSVNFSKESSNTSINFSSKESSHTSVNFNSKEPSHTPVNFYSKESSHTSVNFFSNESSHTSVNFNSKEPSHTPVNFSSKESSHTSVNFFSNESSHKSVNFNSKEPSHTPVNFSSKESSHTSVNFFSNESSHKSVNFNSKEPSHTPVNSPLKNQATLRLISSLMNQATSRLISTLKNQATLRLISPLKNQATLRLISSLMNQATSLLISTLKNQATLRLISPLKNQATLRLISSL